One genomic region from Sciurus carolinensis chromosome 2, mSciCar1.2, whole genome shotgun sequence encodes:
- the LOC124976135 gene encoding ORM1-like protein 1 → MNVGVAHREVNPNTRVMNSRGVWLTHALGVGLLHIVLLSIPFFSVPVAWTLTNIIHNLGMYVFLHAVKGTPFETPGQGKARLLTHWEQLDYGVQFTSSQKFFTISPIILYFLESFYAKYDPTLFILNTASLLSVLIPKMPQLHGVRIFGINKY, encoded by the coding sequence ATGAATGTTGGAGTTGCCCACAGAGAAGTGAATCCAAATACCCGTGTAATGAACAGCCGGGGTGTGTGGCTGACACATGCGTTGGGAGTTGGCTTGCTTCACATTGTCTTACTCAGCATTCCCTTCTTTAGTGTTCCAGTTGCTTGGACCTTAACAAATATTATACATAATCTGGGGATGTATGTATTTTTGCATGCAGTGAAAGGAACACCTTTTGAAACTCCTGGCCAAGGTAAAGCAAGGCTCCTAACTCATTGGGAACAACTGGACTATGGAGTACAGTTTACATCTTCACAGAAGTTTTTCACAATTTCTCCAATAATTCTATATTTTCTGGAAAGTTTCTATGCAAAGTATGATCCAACTCTCTTCATCCTAAATACAGCTTCTCTTCTGAGTGTGCTTATTCCCAAAATGCCACAACTACACGGTGTTCGGATCTTTGGAATTAATAAgtattga